The Herbiconiux sp. A18JL235 region CGCCACGGTGTCGAACCTCATCAACGGCACGAAGTTCGTCAGCCCCGAGCTCGCCGACCGCATCGAGGCAGCGATCGTCGACCTCGGCTTCGTGCCCAACCGGGCGGTTCGCACCCTCCGGGGCATGCGGATGCGCGTCATCGGCCTCGTCGTCCCCGACGCTCTCAATCCCTACTTCATCGAACTCTGGCGCAACGTGCAGCGCGCGGTGGGCGACCGCGGGTACGTGGTCGTGCTCTGCGACACCGGCGGCGACCTCGCGGCTGAGCAGACCCAGCTGCGGAGCCTTGCCGAGATGCGGGTGCAGGGCGTGCTCATCACCTCGGTCGACGACAGCCGCGTCGACCTCCGCGCCCTCCGCTCGGCGGGTGCCAAGGTCGTGCTGCTCGGCGACCCCAAAGCGGGCTCGGGGGCCTCGTCGATCAACATCGACCAGCGCAGCAGCGGGTACCTCGCGATGCAGCACCTGCTCGAGATCGGGCGGCGGAACGTCGTGTTCGCCGGTGGCCCCCGGGCACGCCACCTGCTCGAAGACCGGATGGACGGCGCTCAGGCGGCGATCGACGACAGCGGCCTCGCCGACGTGACGTTCACTCGGATCGACTCCGACGACCCGTCGAGGTTCGAGGAGAACGCTCACGTCGCCTCCATCCTCGCCGAGGCCCCCCACACCGACGGCGTGATCTGCGCCAACGACGTGATCGCCATCGGCCTGATGGAGAACTTCTTGCGCCGCGGCATCCGGGTGCCCGACGACATCGCGATCGTCGGTCACGACGACATCCGCTTCGGTGCCGACTCGATCGTGCGCCTCAGTACGATCCGTCAGCCGATAGCCGAGATCGCCGACCGCGCGTGCGAACTGCTCCTCTCCGACGACGACCGGGCGGAGGCCGACCACCTCGTGCTCGACGTCGAACTGGTGCGCCGGGAATCGAGCTGACGGAGCACTCGCCGCCGTCGGGCCAGGGCGCTCACGACGCATCCGGTCGCGTGAACGTGTAGGAATGAGCTCCCGCCGCGACGGAGACGGTGCGATCGGGCAGCGTGATCTCGGCTTCCGCCCCGGGCGGCACCTCGACGGCCAGGGTGCCGCTGTCGCCCACGAGTTGCCATGAGACGCGCACGAGCCCGTGCGGCGATTCGAAGGTGGCGTCGACCGGCGAGAGCCGGGCGTCGAATACCGGGCGGATGCGCAGGCGCCGGTAGGCGACGGAGTCGTCGGCCTGGTCGACGCCCCCGACCGCCCGGTACAACCATTCGCCGACGGAGCCGAGCGAGTAGTGGTTGAAGGAGTTCATCCGCACGTCCTGGAAGCCACCGTCGTCGGTCCAGCCGTCCCACCGCTCCCAGATCGTCGTCGCACCGTGCCGAATGGAGTAGCCCCACGACGGGTACGCCGTCTGCAGCACCAGGTCGACGGCCAGGTCGGCGCGGCCGATCGAGGTGAGCACCGGGCAGAGCAGCGAGATGCCGAGGAATCCGCTGGTGAGACGGGCACCTCGCGACTCGATCTTCTCGACGAGACGACGGCCGAGGGCGTCGCGGCGCTCGGCGCTCACCAGGTTCCAGGCCAGGGCGAAGAGGTAGCCGCTCTGCGTGTCGCCCCTGAGGCGCCCGTCGGCCTCCACGAACTCGGCCTCGAAGAGGGCGCGCAGAGCCCTCGCCTCGTCTCGATACCGCGCCTCGTCGGCGGCTCGCCCGAGCACGGCGGCGCTCTGCGCCACGAGATCGAGCGAGTGGATCTGGTACGCCGCAGCCACCAGCGCGTGCGGAGTGTGCTCGTCGACCGACAGCCAATCGCCGTAGTTGTTCCCCAACGAGCTCTTCCACAGGCCTCCGCCGTTGTGCTCGGAGACCCACCTCACCCAGTTCTGCATCGCCGGGTAGTTCGCCTCGAGCAGGCCGCGGTCGCCGTACTCGCGGTAGAGCTCCCACGGCACGATCACAGCGGCGTCTCCCCAGCCGGGCGCCGCCTCGTCGAACTGCCGATTGCCCGGGATGCGCGGAGCGACATCGGGCACCCGCCCGCTGGAGTCCTGAGCCGAGTACAGGTCGTCGAGCCAGCGCTGCAGGAAGGGGCCGACATCGGCGTTGAACGCGGCCGTGCGCAGGAACACCTGCGTGTCGGCGGTCCAGCCGAGGCGTTCGTCGCGCTGCGGGCAATCGGTCGGCACGCTGACGTAGTTGCCGCGCTGCCCCCAGACGATGTTCGAGTGCAGCTGGTTCACGAGTTCCGAGCCTGTGCTGAAGGTGCCCGTGGGCTGCAGATCGGATGCGAGCACCACGGCTCGAACGTCGGCAGCCTCGATCTCGCCTTGCGCGCCGCTCAGCTCGACGTAGCGGAAGCCGTGCAGAGTGAAGCGCGGCTCGAACTGCTCGTCGACCTCGCCCGCGCAGATGTAGAGGTCGCGCGCTTCGGCGCTGCGGAGGTTCTCGGTGTAGATCTCGCCGTCGGCCGAGAGCATCTCGGCGTGCCGGAGCTGCACCACGGTTCCGGCGCTCTGCCCGCGGAGCCGCAGGCGGAGCCTGCCCACGAGGTTCTGTCCGAAGTCGATCAGCGTGCGGTCGCCGCGCCGCGTGATCTCGACCGGCTCGACGGTGGCGACGGCCCGCACGGGCGGCGCGCTGATGCCGCACAGTATCGAGGTGTCGCGATCGGCGACCTCGGCGAGCGCCCAGGCCGAGTCGTCGTACGGTGCCGTCTCCCACCCGCTCGTGTCGAACGCGGGGTCGTGGTACTCCCCCATAAGCAGGTCGGCGACGCGGATGCGGCCGGTCGACGAGCGCCACTGCTCGTCGGTGACGAGCTGCACGTGTCCCCCGTCTCCCCACGCGTCGAGTTGCGCGATGAGTTCGGGACGGTCGCCGTAGAGCCGGCTCTGCTGCCGGGTGTCGTAGCCCGTGTACCCGGCCCACCACCCCTCGGCCACCACGACGGTGAGCACGTTCGTGCCTTCACGCAGGTGGTCGGTGACGTCGTGCACGCGGTACTCGATGCGGGTCGGGTAGTCCGACCAGCCGGGCGCCAGTTCGTCGTCGCCGACGGGGCGGCCGTTGATGCTCGCGCGGTAGATGCCCCGCGCCGAGATGGCGAGCCTCGCGCGGTCGGGGCGCGCATCCAGCTCGACGGTGCGGCGGAACTGCACGGGAGGAGCGGAGTACATGGTGCGCCAGGAGCGTGGGAGGCGGTCGGCGGGAACCTCGAACGGCTCGCCGTCGGGGCCGGAGACCGGCGCCGCGCTCGCAGCGATCCAGGATGCGCTCCACGACTCCACGTTGAGCGCCAGCTCGAACGTCGAGGTCGCTGCAGGCCCCGAGCCGATCTCCACCGTCCAGCGATACGAACGGCCCGGCATCAGACGATCGGCGGGCACCTTCGCGTCTCGCTGGTGGGGTGCGATCGGAATGGTGAACTCCTGCTCCAACCCCGATTCGACGAGACGGATGCTGCCTCCGGCACCCACCTCGTCGGTGGGGTGATGGCGCCAGGTGAGGCGAACATCCGTGTGGTCGAGGCCGAGGGGGTTGTCGAGGCCGTTCGCTCGCAGGTCATACATGGCGGGCACCCTGCTCCCGCGGGAAGGCGTCGCGCACCGCCTCGAGGTAGGCGAGCCCGTTGTGGGTGTCGGGCAACAGATAGGAGCCCTCCGTCCACTCGTTCCACGCGTTGATCGTGACCTCCCGGTGCTCCCCGCCGTGCCGGCGCTGGAACTCGGCGGCCAGGGCCAGGCCCTCCCTGAACGCGTCGAGTGATGGTTCGAACCCGGGGATCCACGGATAGTGACCCTGTTCGTACGCGACGCGAGGGTCGCAGCGGGGCGACGGGTCCCATCCGCAGGTCACATTCGGGTGGAACGGGATGGGCAGCTCGGCCCGGTAGCGCTCGTACTCGTCGAAGGCACGGCGGGCGACGCCGGCCCACGACGGGTTGCTCGGGAAGTCGTAGGCGACTGCAGGGTCGAGGTGGTGCACCCAGACGTAGGAGCTCGCCGAACGGGCGCCGAGCTTCGCGATGATGTCGGCCGGGTCGGTGAGTCCGACCTCGGAGGGGAGCACGGCGAACGACCAGACGACGATGTCGAGGTGGAGCCCAGGGAAGCCCGCGGCTCGGGTGAGGGCGTCGAAATGGTCGAAGGCGTCGCGTACTGCCTCGATGCTGCCGAAGGCCGAGATGAGGTTGCCGATCTCGTAGACCGAGAAGCGGGGGCGCCCGTCGATGAGCGTGTGATTCGGGTGGCTGAAGTAGTTCTCGACGACGTAGGCGGCCATTCGATCGAAGTGCTCGCGGGTCGTCCTGCCGGGATAGATGAGCGCGTCGGGCACCGTCGGGGAGGCCGAGGGGAAGGCCTCCAGCCAGTCATGGTTCGCCCACATCAGCGAGAACTCGAGCCGGTCGCGATTCGCAGCCTTGAGGAATCCCTCTTCCAAGGCACCCTGCAGGTACGGCTTGCCGTCGTACCAGTACCAGTCGAAGATGAAGCCGTCGATGCCGTGGTCGGCGGCGAGGTCGATCTGACCGGCCATCACCTCGGGGTCGGCCTCGTTCTCGTAGCCGCGCAGCGGCACCCGCGGCTGCTGGTGCCCGGGGAAGCGCGGAGTCGCCTCGCGCACCAGGTCCCACTCCGTCCATCCCTCTCCGTACCGCGCTTCGTTCGCGGGGTCGGGATGGTAGTCGGGGAAGTAGTAGGCGAGAACCTTCGGGCGGACGTTGTTCATTTGACGGATCCTCCGGACAGTCCCTGACGGAACTGCCGCTGCAGTAGAAGGTAGAGAGCGACGAGCGGCAGGCTGATGAGGATGTTCGCGGCGAACACCTTCGGCAGCTCGATCAGGCGATCGCCCTGGAAGTAGTTGGGAATCTGCGTCGCGACCTGGAGCCCGGTGCTCTGCAGGAAGATGAGCGGCAGCACGTACTCGTTCCAGGCGGCGAGGAACGTGAACAGCGCCACGACGGCGATGATGGGCCGGCACAGCGGCAGCAGAACGCTCACCAAGTAGCGGGTCGGGCCGGCGCCGTCCATGCGGGCCGCCTCGTAGATCTCCGGCGGGAGGCCGCCGATGTAGTTGCCCATGAGCAGGATGCCGAATGGGATCGACACCGCGGTGAGCGGCAGGATGACCGCCCAGAAGGTGTTGAAGAGCTCGAGCTGCTGCATCAGCGCGTACAGCGGCACGACCACGGCGACCACCGGAAGCGCGAGCCCCGACAGCAGCACCAGCTTCAGCACCCTGGTTCCGCGCGGGCGGAGCGTCTCGAACGAGAACGCCGCCAGCAGCGCGAGGGCTGTCGTCGCGACCACCGTCACCGTGGCCACGACAAGACTGTTGCGGATGAAGTCGAGGAACGGCGTGCGCGCCAGCACGTCGAGGTAGTTGCCGAGGCCTCCGCCGTCGAGCGAGGTGGCGACGATGAGCACGAGCGGAATGGCGAACGCCACGAGCGCGGCGAGCACGAGGAGCTGACTCAGGATTCGGCCGGGCAGGGACTGTTTGTTGAACATGGCGCTAGCCCTTCTTCGTGCTGAGGCGGATCTGCAGCGCCGCGAATACCAGCGCGAGCACCACGAGCGCCACCGACAGGGTCGCCGAGTAGCTCGCGTCGAACTGCGGGATGCCGAGTCGGTAGATGTAGGTGGAGAGGAACTCGGTCGAGGTTCCCGGCCCGCCGCCCGTCGTGAGGAACACCAGCTCGAAGGCCTTGAGCGCCCCGATCACACCCAGCACGATGAGGATGAGGTGAGTTCCGCGGGTGAGGGGGAAGAGCACCGACCACATCAGGCGGAAGGTCGAGGCGCCGTCCATCCGCGACGCTTCGATGACCGAGTTGTCCACCTGCCCGAGTGCCGCGTCGTACATCACGAAGCTGTAGCCCGTGAACTGCCAGATGTTGATGGCAGCGATGCACAGCAATGCCGTGCCCGGTGAGGCCAGCCAGGGGTGGTCGAAGTCGGCGAAGCCGATGCTCTGCAGGAGCTGATTGAAGCCACCGTCGGGCGTCAGCAGAAAGCGGAAGCAGGTCGCCACGATGGCACCCGAGAGCACCACCGGAACGAAGAGGAGCGTACGCAGCAGCCCGGTGCCGAACGACCTCGTTCGCACGAGCACCGCCAGCAGGAACCCGAGCACTAGCTGCACCGAGACGGTCACCACGGCGAAGACGCCGGTGTTGGCGAGGGACTGCCAGAACACCGGGTCGGCGAACATCCGCGCGTAGTTCGCACCGCCGACCTCCTGGTGTGTCGGCGAGACCCCGTTCCACTGCCAGGTGGAGATGACGACGTTCGAGATGATGCCGTAGTGCACGATGCCGATGACGAGCACCAGGGCGGGGAGGAGGTAGAGGTAGCTCTGCGTTCTACCTCGGGGTCTGGCGACGCTGGGCGCCGTCGATGATCTGCTCACTGTTCGTGCTTTCCGGGTTCCCGGGCGGGTGGGGTGAGCCACCCGCCCGGGAGCCGCATCGTCACCCTCGGGCTACCGCGTCCGAGGCGGTCTGGATGGCTTCGAGAGCATCCTGAGGCGATTGCGTGCCTGCGGCGACCGCCGACAGCGCCTGGCCGATGGCTGTCGCGAGATCGGGGTAGGGGATCTCGCGGTACCCGACGAGGTCGGAGAGCGCGGCCTTCTGCCGCTCGATGTCGGCAGCCTGCTCGGGCGCCACGACGTCGTCGGTGAGGGTGGGAGCGTCGAGCAGGGCGGGGAAGCCGCCCTGGGCACCGATCAGCTCCTGGCCGCCGCCGGCGGTGAGGAACTCGACCAGGGTCGCCGCGGCCTCGGCATTCTTGGCGTTCTGGCTGATCGCCCAGCCCGAGGCGGCTCCGCCGAAGAGCGCGGTGGGCTCGGAGTCGGCGTCGGCAGCGGGGAAGGGCGCCGAGAGGAAGACGCCGTCGATCGGCGTACTGACGCCCTGCTGCGACACCTCGAGGCCCGCCTTGGTCATGGTGCCTGGGGTGTTGAACGTGCCGAGCGCGATGAAGACCGCCTCGTTCGAGAGGAAGGAGTTGAACGCATCCGGGTACTCCGCCTGGGCGGTGGCGCCACTTCCGGCGACGCCCTGCGTGAAGAGCGAGCTCCAGGCCTCCATCGCTGTGGTCATCGAGTCGGAGGTCCACGGCTTCTCGCCGGCGATGGCGTCGTAGATGTAGCCAGGCTCGGCGCTGTTGGCGAGGGAGAGGAAGACGTCGGTGTTCACCCAGGCGTCTTTCGCGCCCTGGGCCAGGCAGGTGTAGCCGGCGGCGGTGACGGTCTTGCAGGTCTCGATCCACTCCGGAACCGTGGTGGGCACCGTGATGCCGAGCTGGTCGACGAGCGTGTTGTTGTAATAGATGAGCCCCGAGCCGACGAGGGCCGAGGGCAGCGCGGCCTGCTTGCCGTCGAGCTGCAGCTGCTCGGTGGCGGTCTCGTTGAACAGATCGGCCCAGTCGTCGCCGAGGGCGGGCGAGATGAGCGGGCCGAGGTCTTGGGTGAGCGGGCCGTAGTTCTCCAGGAGAGTTCCCGAGGCGATCTGGAACACGTCGGGGCCGTCGTTGCCGGTGAGTCCGGGGCGGAGAGCGTTGAGGTAGTCGTTGTAGCTGTAGGCCTGCACCGTGACGTCGATCTCGGGGTGCTCGGCTTCGAAGGCCTCGAGAAGGGCGTCGCTGGTGGGGGTGAAGTCCCAGCCCCACCAGGTGACCGATGCGGCGTCATCGGAGGACGCGTCATCGTTCGACGGGCTGCATGCGGCGAGGGTGATCACCACCGAGCCTGCGAGTACGGCGGCGGCTCCGCGCCTCCAGCGTGCGTTCATTCCCTGTGCTCCTTTGCTGAGTGAAATGTTTAACTCGTGCGCCATAGTACAAGATCTGGAGCACTGCGCAACACTCGGTGCCCTCGAGTGCGCGCAGTACTCTCCAGAGACGCGCGGTACCGCGTCATGACAATGATGAATGCTCGATAATTGACGAATGCCCACCGTCCCGAGCGTCCGCGTCTATGTTGACGGATTCAACCTGTATCGCCGATGCCTTCAGGCGCGACAGCATCTGAAGTGGTTGGATCTCGTCAGCCTCTGTCAGAAACTCATGCCCGAGCACCACGTCGACCATGTGCACTATCTCACCGCACACCTCCGACCCGGACTGCTCGTCGACCCGCAGTCACCGGTTCGTCAGCAGATGTATCTACGAGCCCTTCGTGCGCATCCGGCCGTCTCGATTCACCTCGGTTCATTCAGGAACGACAAGCGGTTGATGCCCGTGCACCCGCAGAGGATCGACCATGCGACGGGGCGGTGGGTCATGACGGCCGTGCGCAAGCTCGAAGAGAAAGGGTCGGATGTAAACCCTGGCACTCGGATGACTGCCGATGCAGTCACCGGTTCAGCCGACATGGTCGTGATGCTGTCGAACGACTCAGACCTCGCCGGTACGATGCGGATGCTGAAGCATGAGTATGGCTTTCGCACCGGCATCATCTTCCCGACGCCGAGTTCTCGTAGCTCAAAGGAACTCATCAAGACCCAGCCCGACTTCGTGGCCCACGTCACGGAGGAGGCGCTGGCGGCGAGTCAGTTTGCCGAGGTGCTTCGGGACTCGAATGGATCCTTCCATCGGCCGCCGAAGTGGACTTAAATTCCGAAGGCCCCAGTCGCCTGAGGCCTTCTAACCGGTAACCGAAGTATCCGGGGGTGTAATGGCTATCCTACAGCTTCAAGTCGAACTTTTGCCCTCTCTCGCGGCGGCGACTTCGGCGCCGCGGTCGGTCGACCAGAAGCCGGCCACCGCATCCTGAACCTCCGGGGCGGTGATGTTGGCGCCGAAGAGGGGGCCGTGGGGCTGGAGCACGATGCTGTCGTGAAGGGTGCCGACGGGAACGGGGTCGAAGCCCGCGGCATCGACGAGGGTGGAGACGGCGGCGAGCGCCGGGGCGTCGTCGGCGGCGAGGGCGATGGCCTTGCGGTCGGCGGCTCCGGCGGGGCGCAGGCCCTCGTCGAGGTCGTGGTAGCCCATGTGGTTGAACCCCTTCACAATGCGCGACTCGGCGAGGAACCGCTGCACGAGTTCGCTCGTCGACACGCGTGGGTCGTCGAGGTCGTCGCGGAGGCCGTCGACCTCCCACCAGTAGTTCATCGCGTCGACGACGACCTTGCCGGCGAGGAGATCGGCCGGGATGCTGCGGTA contains the following coding sequences:
- a CDS encoding NYN domain-containing protein, which produces MPTVPSVRVYVDGFNLYRRCLQARQHLKWLDLVSLCQKLMPEHHVDHVHYLTAHLRPGLLVDPQSPVRQQMYLRALRAHPAVSIHLGSFRNDKRLMPVHPQRIDHATGRWVMTAVRKLEEKGSDVNPGTRMTADAVTGSADMVVMLSNDSDLAGTMRMLKHEYGFRTGIIFPTPSSRSSKELIKTQPDFVAHVTEEALAASQFAEVLRDSNGSFHRPPKWT
- a CDS encoding NADPH-dependent F420 reductase, with amino-acid sequence MPETATLPALPTIGILGAGKVGTVLSRLLLAAGYRVLIAGSGSPSKISLIIDVLAPGAVATTAEEVARASDIVILALPLGKYRSIPADLLAGKVVVDAMNYWWEVDGLRDDLDDPRVSTSELVQRFLAESRIVKGFNHMGYHDLDEGLRPAGAADRKAIALAADDAPALAAVSTLVDAAGFDPVPVGTLHDSIVLQPHGPLFGANITAPEVQDAVAGFWSTDRGAEVAAAREGKSST
- a CDS encoding ABC transporter substrate-binding protein, coding for MNARWRRGAAAVLAGSVVITLAACSPSNDDASSDDAASVTWWGWDFTPTSDALLEAFEAEHPEIDVTVQAYSYNDYLNALRPGLTGNDGPDVFQIASGTLLENYGPLTQDLGPLISPALGDDWADLFNETATEQLQLDGKQAALPSALVGSGLIYYNNTLVDQLGITVPTTVPEWIETCKTVTAAGYTCLAQGAKDAWVNTDVFLSLANSAEPGYIYDAIAGEKPWTSDSMTTAMEAWSSLFTQGVAGSGATAQAEYPDAFNSFLSNEAVFIALGTFNTPGTMTKAGLEVSQQGVSTPIDGVFLSAPFPAADADSEPTALFGGAASGWAISQNAKNAEAAATLVEFLTAGGGQELIGAQGGFPALLDAPTLTDDVVAPEQAADIERQKAALSDLVGYREIPYPDLATAIGQALSAVAAGTQSPQDALEAIQTASDAVARG
- a CDS encoding family 78 glycoside hydrolase catalytic domain translates to MYDLRANGLDNPLGLDHTDVRLTWRHHPTDEVGAGGSIRLVESGLEQEFTIPIAPHQRDAKVPADRLMPGRSYRWTVEIGSGPAATSTFELALNVESWSASWIAASAAPVSGPDGEPFEVPADRLPRSWRTMYSAPPVQFRRTVELDARPDRARLAISARGIYRASINGRPVGDDELAPGWSDYPTRIEYRVHDVTDHLREGTNVLTVVVAEGWWAGYTGYDTRQQSRLYGDRPELIAQLDAWGDGGHVQLVTDEQWRSSTGRIRVADLLMGEYHDPAFDTSGWETAPYDDSAWALAEVADRDTSILCGISAPPVRAVATVEPVEITRRGDRTLIDFGQNLVGRLRLRLRGQSAGTVVQLRHAEMLSADGEIYTENLRSAEARDLYICAGEVDEQFEPRFTLHGFRYVELSGAQGEIEAADVRAVVLASDLQPTGTFSTGSELVNQLHSNIVWGQRGNYVSVPTDCPQRDERLGWTADTQVFLRTAAFNADVGPFLQRWLDDLYSAQDSSGRVPDVAPRIPGNRQFDEAAPGWGDAAVIVPWELYREYGDRGLLEANYPAMQNWVRWVSEHNGGGLWKSSLGNNYGDWLSVDEHTPHALVAAAYQIHSLDLVAQSAAVLGRAADEARYRDEARALRALFEAEFVEADGRLRGDTQSGYLFALAWNLVSAERRDALGRRLVEKIESRGARLTSGFLGISLLCPVLTSIGRADLAVDLVLQTAYPSWGYSIRHGATTIWERWDGWTDDGGFQDVRMNSFNHYSLGSVGEWLYRAVGGVDQADDSVAYRRLRIRPVFDARLSPVDATFESPHGLVRVSWQLVGDSGTLAVEVPPGAEAEITLPDRTVSVAAGAHSYTFTRPDAS
- a CDS encoding LacI family DNA-binding transcriptional regulator; this translates as MSQDGGSTIRDVAERAGVSIATVSNLINGTKFVSPELADRIEAAIVDLGFVPNRAVRTLRGMRMRVIGLVVPDALNPYFIELWRNVQRAVGDRGYVVVLCDTGGDLAAEQTQLRSLAEMRVQGVLITSVDDSRVDLRALRSAGAKVVLLGDPKAGSGASSINIDQRSSGYLAMQHLLEIGRRNVVFAGGPRARHLLEDRMDGAQAAIDDSGLADVTFTRIDSDDPSRFEENAHVASILAEAPHTDGVICANDVIAIGLMENFLRRGIRVPDDIAIVGHDDIRFGADSIVRLSTIRQPIAEIADRACELLLSDDDRAEADHLVLDVELVRRESS
- a CDS encoding carbohydrate ABC transporter permease, whose translation is MSRSSTAPSVARPRGRTQSYLYLLPALVLVIGIVHYGIISNVVISTWQWNGVSPTHQEVGGANYARMFADPVFWQSLANTGVFAVVTVSVQLVLGFLLAVLVRTRSFGTGLLRTLLFVPVVLSGAIVATCFRFLLTPDGGFNQLLQSIGFADFDHPWLASPGTALLCIAAINIWQFTGYSFVMYDAALGQVDNSVIEASRMDGASTFRLMWSVLFPLTRGTHLILIVLGVIGALKAFELVFLTTGGGPGTSTEFLSTYIYRLGIPQFDASYSATLSVALVVLALVFAALQIRLSTKKG
- a CDS encoding carbohydrate ABC transporter permease translates to MFNKQSLPGRILSQLLVLAALVAFAIPLVLIVATSLDGGGLGNYLDVLARTPFLDFIRNSLVVATVTVVATTALALLAAFSFETLRPRGTRVLKLVLLSGLALPVVAVVVPLYALMQQLELFNTFWAVILPLTAVSIPFGILLMGNYIGGLPPEIYEAARMDGAGPTRYLVSVLLPLCRPIIAVVALFTFLAAWNEYVLPLIFLQSTGLQVATQIPNYFQGDRLIELPKVFAANILISLPLVALYLLLQRQFRQGLSGGSVK
- a CDS encoding glycoside hydrolase family 99-like domain-containing protein, which codes for MNNVRPKVLAYYFPDYHPDPANEARYGEGWTEWDLVREATPRFPGHQQPRVPLRGYENEADPEVMAGQIDLAADHGIDGFIFDWYWYDGKPYLQGALEEGFLKAANRDRLEFSLMWANHDWLEAFPSASPTVPDALIYPGRTTREHFDRMAAYVVENYFSHPNHTLIDGRPRFSVYEIGNLISAFGSIEAVRDAFDHFDALTRAAGFPGLHLDIVVWSFAVLPSEVGLTDPADIIAKLGARSASSYVWVHHLDPAVAYDFPSNPSWAGVARRAFDEYERYRAELPIPFHPNVTCGWDPSPRCDPRVAYEQGHYPWIPGFEPSLDAFREGLALAAEFQRRHGGEHREVTINAWNEWTEGSYLLPDTHNGLAYLEAVRDAFPREQGARHV